A stretch of the Photobacterium toruni genome encodes the following:
- a CDS encoding DUF1488 family protein: MNQNILFADIQTWHSDQQAIHFVAQQGGALINCWLSLSWLQQQSGQTLSTPETIIATFIEYRFDIEDIAEAMIDNEDFNDSGDIVIKE, encoded by the coding sequence ATGAACCAAAATATATTATTCGCTGATATTCAAACTTGGCACTCAGATCAGCAAGCGATTCACTTTGTAGCGCAACAAGGTGGCGCTTTGATCAATTGTTGGTTGTCATTATCATGGTTACAACAACAAAGTGGGCAAACATTATCGACACCAGAAACTATTATTGCTACTTTTATTGAATATCGATTTGATATTGAAGATATCGCTGAAGCAATGATTGATAATGAAGACTTCAATGATAGTGGTGATATTGTTATTAAAGAATAG
- the aroE gene encoding shikimate dehydrogenase: MDKYIVVGNPINHSKSPFIHTLFARQTCQNMEYLSQLVALDGFVAAMDTFFSGGGKGCNITVPFKEQAFEYATQLTQRAQLAGAVNTLKCLDDGGILGDNTDGEGLVQDLLQQHVSLKNKRILLIGAGGAARGVILPLLAQQPQTLIISNRTLTKAQQLAALFAEYGDIKALAFDALGEQCFDVIINSTSASLSGNVPAVPASVIGQHTCCYDMVYGSSITPFNQWAQQHNASKTIDGLGMLVGQAAESFMLWRGLRPGAKQVQRELRRLLQE, encoded by the coding sequence ATGGATAAATATATCGTGGTGGGTAATCCCATCAACCACAGCAAATCCCCTTTCATTCATACCCTTTTTGCGCGCCAAACTTGCCAGAATATGGAATACCTTAGCCAATTAGTAGCCCTTGATGGTTTCGTTGCGGCAATGGACACTTTTTTTAGCGGTGGTGGTAAAGGTTGCAATATTACGGTGCCATTTAAAGAGCAAGCCTTTGAGTATGCAACTCAACTGACGCAACGAGCTCAATTAGCGGGGGCAGTAAATACGCTAAAATGCCTCGATGATGGTGGTATATTAGGTGATAACACCGATGGCGAAGGCTTGGTGCAAGATTTATTGCAGCAACATGTCTCCCTTAAAAATAAGCGTATTTTATTAATTGGTGCAGGTGGTGCTGCACGAGGAGTGATTCTGCCTTTATTAGCTCAGCAACCACAAACACTCATTATAAGTAATCGCACATTAACCAAAGCGCAACAACTTGCCGCTTTATTTGCAGAATATGGTGATATTAAAGCTCTCGCTTTTGATGCTTTGGGTGAACAGTGTTTTGATGTAATTATTAATTCAACATCAGCGAGTTTGAGTGGTAATGTTCCCGCGGTGCCAGCATCAGTTATTGGTCAGCATACTTGCTGTTATGACATGGTTTACGGTTCCAGTATCACCCCATTTAATCAATGGGCTCAACAACACAATGCCAGCAAAACTATTGATGGTCTTGGAATGCTAGTCGGACAAGCAGCAGAGAGTTTTATGCTATGGCGGGGATTACGTCCAGGAGCTAAACAAGTACAACGTGAATTAAGACGACTTTTACAAGAGTAA
- the hemF gene encoding oxygen-dependent coproporphyrinogen oxidase has protein sequence MIDRNQIALNKTAVKTFLLHLQDTICQALAQQDDGAEFEQDQWQREQGGGGRSRVLRNGTVFEQAGVNFSHVYGDEMPASATAHRPELAGRRFEAMGVSLVIHPNNPYVPTSHANVRFFIAEKDGEAPVWWFGGGFDLTPFYPFDDDCRHWHDTAKAICAPFGDDIYTQHKAWCDKYFFLPHRDETRGIGGLFFDDLNQWGFDKCFAYTQAVGNGFIDAYIPIVAQRHQLPYGEREREFQLYRRGRYVEFNLVYDRGTLFGLQSGGRTESILMSMPPLARWEYCYQPQPDSAEARLSRDYLYPREW, from the coding sequence TACTATTTGTCAGGCTTTGGCACAACAAGATGACGGTGCTGAGTTTGAGCAAGATCAATGGCAACGTGAGCAAGGTGGCGGTGGTCGTAGCCGAGTATTGCGTAATGGTACAGTGTTTGAGCAAGCAGGAGTTAACTTTTCTCATGTGTATGGTGATGAGATGCCGGCTTCTGCAACAGCTCACCGTCCAGAGCTTGCGGGACGACGTTTTGAGGCGATGGGGGTGTCGTTAGTGATCCACCCTAATAACCCTTATGTACCGACATCTCATGCTAATGTACGGTTTTTTATCGCAGAAAAAGACGGTGAAGCGCCTGTGTGGTGGTTCGGTGGTGGATTTGATTTAACCCCTTTTTATCCATTTGATGATGATTGCCGCCATTGGCACGATACAGCAAAAGCGATCTGTGCACCGTTTGGTGATGATATTTATACACAGCATAAAGCATGGTGTGATAAGTACTTTTTTCTTCCTCATCGTGATGAAACTCGAGGTATTGGTGGGTTGTTTTTTGATGATCTTAACCAATGGGGCTTTGATAAATGCTTTGCTTACACTCAAGCGGTCGGTAATGGTTTTATTGATGCCTATATACCGATAGTGGCTCAGCGACATCAATTACCCTATGGCGAGCGCGAACGTGAATTTCAGCTGTATCGTCGTGGACGCTATGTTGAATTTAACTTAGTTTATGATCGCGGCACGTTATTTGGCTTGCAAAGCGGGGGGCGTACTGAATCTATTTTAATGTCGATGCCACCTTTAGCGCGCTGGGAATATTGTTATCAACCACAACCAGATTCTGCAGAAGCACGTTTGAGTCGTGATTATCTCTATCCTCGTGAATGGTAA